The following proteins are co-located in the Billgrantia tianxiuensis genome:
- a CDS encoding Lrp/AsnC family transcriptional regulator: MQNAVILINTEKGQVKAVAERLADVEGISEVYSTCGRYDLVAIARTPDFESLAELVTERLNAVEGIRDTETLNAMQVHSRHDLETMFSLGW; the protein is encoded by the coding sequence ATGCAGAATGCCGTGATCCTGATCAATACCGAGAAGGGCCAGGTCAAGGCGGTGGCCGAGCGGCTTGCCGATGTCGAGGGGATCAGCGAGGTCTACTCCACCTGCGGCCGCTATGATCTGGTGGCCATCGCCCGCACTCCGGATTTCGAGAGCCTTGCCGAACTGGTGACCGAACGTCTCAATGCCGTTGAGGGTATTCGTGACACCGAAACCCTGAACGCCATGCAGGTGCACTCCCGGCACGACCTCGAAACCATGTTCTCGCTGGGCTGGTAG
- a CDS encoding DNA/RNA non-specific endonuclease translates to MALARSRSRRRSSPLSRWRSRTRQFAITLVFVAVGSGLWYTQEQEYRDQLSWMGVPTWENLTPLTLHRVLRNDGFLVGWSDVRVNPLWVSYLLHEVEDPRSGSRPDFRQDWRTLWPIAADSYFGSGYDRGHLAPNYAIAVVHGRQAQEQSFLMSNISPQRPDLNRRLWQRLEEVVIDHFVPRFGVVQVITGPVFPERFFDNVTNRVGLVEIPEAFYKIIVVPAEEPMALAFIMPQEVRGDEPLDDYLVSIDEVEARTGLNFFPRLPEEVAEVLEGEVVAEGWALEEVAHLPSRY, encoded by the coding sequence ATGGCTCTTGCACGCTCACGCAGCAGGCGGCGTAGCTCACCGCTGTCACGCTGGCGCTCACGCACCCGCCAGTTCGCCATCACTCTCGTTTTCGTCGCGGTTGGCAGCGGCCTGTGGTACACTCAGGAACAGGAGTACCGCGACCAGCTCAGTTGGATGGGGGTGCCCACCTGGGAAAACCTGACGCCGCTGACCCTGCACCGCGTACTACGTAACGACGGCTTCCTGGTGGGCTGGTCGGACGTGCGGGTCAATCCGCTGTGGGTGAGTTACCTGCTTCACGAGGTGGAGGATCCCAGGTCCGGCTCCAGGCCCGATTTTCGGCAGGATTGGCGCACCCTGTGGCCAATTGCCGCCGACAGCTATTTCGGCAGCGGTTACGACCGCGGCCATCTGGCGCCCAACTACGCCATCGCCGTAGTGCATGGGCGCCAAGCCCAGGAGCAGTCGTTCCTGATGAGCAATATCTCGCCCCAGCGGCCGGATCTCAACCGGCGGCTTTGGCAGCGCCTCGAAGAGGTGGTGATCGACCACTTCGTGCCGCGTTTCGGCGTGGTGCAGGTGATCACCGGGCCGGTTTTCCCGGAGCGGTTCTTCGACAACGTGACCAACCGGGTCGGCTTGGTCGAGATTCCCGAAGCCTTCTACAAGATCATCGTGGTGCCGGCCGAGGAGCCCATGGCGCTGGCCTTCATCATGCCCCAGGAGGTGCGCGGCGACGAGCCGCTGGACGACTACCTGGTGAGCATCGACGAAGTGGAAGCGCGTACCGGACTGAACTTCTTCCCGCGCCTGCCCGAGGAGGTGGCCGAGGTGCTGGAAGGGGAGGTGGTTGCGGAGGGGTGGGCGCTCGAAGAGGTGGCGCACCTTCCTTCTCGTTATTAA
- the rlmB gene encoding 23S rRNA (guanosine(2251)-2'-O)-methyltransferase RlmB, producing the protein MAQGRKEPRRDSGRKRAPRRPSSPPGTPGGLDAVFGVHAVRALLARGEVPRVLWVQEGEAQQRLAELIDQARRGGARIEARPREELDRLAQEVSHQGIVAFAAPLAFESEAALWFKLEAWPHEAPPLLLVLDGVTDVHNFGACLRSADAAGVHGVIVPKDKAAPLNATVRKVACGAAESVPVYQVTNLARALARLKEFGVWITGTAGEAETLLYDAEFSGATALVMGAEGKGMRRLTREACDGLVKLPMAGSVSSLNVSVATGVCLFEAVRQRRLVAGG; encoded by the coding sequence ATGGCGCAGGGACGCAAGGAGCCGCGGCGCGACAGCGGCCGCAAGAGAGCGCCGCGCCGCCCATCCAGCCCGCCGGGTACGCCAGGCGGACTCGACGCGGTGTTTGGCGTGCACGCGGTGCGTGCCCTGCTGGCGCGCGGCGAAGTGCCCCGGGTGCTGTGGGTCCAGGAGGGCGAGGCGCAACAGCGTCTCGCCGAGTTGATCGACCAGGCCCGCCGTGGCGGGGCGCGGATCGAAGCGCGCCCGCGTGAGGAGCTGGACCGCCTGGCTCAGGAGGTTTCCCACCAGGGCATCGTCGCCTTCGCCGCGCCGCTCGCCTTCGAGAGCGAAGCGGCGCTATGGTTCAAGCTCGAGGCCTGGCCTCACGAGGCCCCGCCTCTGCTGTTGGTACTCGATGGCGTTACCGACGTGCACAACTTCGGCGCCTGTCTGCGCAGCGCCGATGCCGCCGGTGTGCACGGCGTGATCGTGCCCAAGGACAAGGCCGCGCCGCTCAACGCCACGGTACGCAAGGTGGCCTGCGGTGCCGCCGAGAGCGTGCCGGTCTATCAAGTGACCAACCTGGCCCGGGCACTGGCCCGGCTCAAGGAGTTCGGCGTGTGGATCACCGGCACCGCAGGCGAGGCCGAGACGCTGCTCTACGATGCCGAATTCAGCGGCGCCACGGCGCTGGTGATGGGGGCCGAGGGCAAGGGGATGCGACGTCTGACCCGCGAGGCCTGCGACGGCCTGGTCAAGCTGCCCATGGCCGGCAGCGTCTCCAGCCTCAACGTCTCGGTAGCCACCGGCGTCTGCCTGTTCGAGGCGGTGCGCCAGCGCCGCCTCGTCGCGGGTGGCTGA
- the rpsF gene encoding 30S ribosomal protein S6 — translation MRHYEIVFMVHPDQSEQVPSMVERYSSIVTESGGTVHRLEDWGRRHLAYPINKIHKAHYVLMNVECSGETLEEIENIFRFNDAIIRSLVVRCKEAITEASPMMKPADDKRARRDEKPRAEETAEAH, via the coding sequence ATGCGTCATTACGAGATCGTGTTCATGGTCCATCCGGACCAGAGCGAGCAAGTGCCGTCCATGGTCGAGCGTTACTCCAGCATCGTCACCGAGAGCGGTGGCACCGTGCATCGTCTGGAGGACTGGGGCCGCCGTCACCTGGCCTACCCGATCAACAAGATCCACAAGGCTCACTACGTGCTGATGAACGTCGAGTGCAGCGGCGAGACTCTCGAGGAGATCGAGAACATCTTCCGTTTCAACGACGCCATCATTCGCAGCCTGGTGGTGCGCTGCAAGGAAGCCATCACCGAAGCTTCGCCGATGATGAAGCCGGCAGACGACAAGCGTGCGCGTCGCGACGAGAAGCCGCGCGCCGAAGAAACTGCCGAAGCCCACTGA
- the rpsR gene encoding 30S ribosomal protein S18 encodes MARFFRRRKFCRFTAEGVKQIDYKDLDTLKAYITETGKIVPSRITGTKARYQRQLATAIKRARYLALLPYTDSHQ; translated from the coding sequence ATGGCACGCTTTTTCCGCCGTCGCAAGTTCTGCCGTTTCACTGCTGAAGGCGTGAAGCAGATCGACTACAAGGATCTGGACACGCTCAAGGCCTACATCACCGAAACCGGCAAGATCGTACCCAGCCGCATTACCGGTACCAAGGCCCGTTATCAGCGCCAGCTGGCCACCGCCATCAAGCGCGCGCGCTACCTGGCTCTGCTGCCCTACACCGACAGCCACCAGTAA
- the rplI gene encoding 50S ribosomal protein L9, whose translation MEVILLDNIGKLGGLGDKVTVKPGYGRNYLVPYGLAVPATKDNLEAFQAQRAELEAQAAERKAIAESRAAQLAEIELSLVAKAGDEGKLFGSIGPRDLAEALGQAGIEVAKSEVRMPEGPIRQTGEYDIDLHLHAEVDATVRVVVVAE comes from the coding sequence ATGGAAGTCATTCTGCTCGACAACATTGGCAAGCTGGGCGGTCTGGGTGACAAGGTGACCGTAAAGCCCGGCTATGGCCGTAACTACCTGGTACCTTACGGTCTGGCCGTGCCGGCCACCAAGGACAACCTGGAGGCCTTCCAGGCGCAGCGCGCCGAGCTCGAGGCCCAGGCCGCCGAGCGCAAGGCGATCGCCGAGTCCCGCGCCGCCCAACTGGCCGAGATCGAGCTGTCGCTGGTCGCCAAGGCCGGCGACGAAGGCAAGCTGTTCGGTTCCATCGGTCCGCGTGACCTGGCCGAGGCGCTGGGCCAGGCTGGCATCGAAGTCGCCAAGAGCGAAGTTCGCATGCCGGAAGGTCCGATTCGCCAGACCGGCGAGTACGACATCGACCTGCACCTGCATGCCGAAGTCGACGCCACCGTTCGCGTGGTCGTGGTCGCCGAGTAA